The proteins below are encoded in one region of Candidatus Paceibacterota bacterium:
- a CDS encoding N-6 DNA methylase, whose product MENASNLENWIKKRYFTLQEKFKKNSFTFTEASGIFYNLYHDSKNQTKLVLSELKRAGYLKISKNPKDEREKIYQLVDIFKPSDTLTREELTSILKTAADIIRTRVDYTFILLLLFYKAVSDQWEKQFLEKYQELAKEELEQKEAIREASQPYYHSFYLKEELLWENLRKDPLKLPENLSKNLKEIAELNPAYKDIFLQFDFHAFTTNQENSAILNNLFELFSKYSFKNISTDILGDAYEWILKYFAPTKAKEGEVFTPREVIRLMVEILDPKPPKSIYDPAVGSAGMLIIAYQYVREKYSKEKADTLFLYGQEQNGKTLALAKMNAILHGIKNITLIEGDTLLYPKFKTQNDIKKFDYVIANPPWNQKNLYDEDTLKKGEYWQERFTFGFPTRQSADWVWIQHMLASVKNESKVVVVIDTGAVSRGGREKAIRQKIIEKDLVEAVILLPEKLFYNTNAPGLIIVFNKNKPEERKEKILLLNASKEFVVGKPQNSLGKENIKKITDVYQDFKEAENFSKIITFKEAAEADYNLSPSRFVSVEEEKKYREIGEIKKELSQIEVTRQKVEEKIKGIIRKL is encoded by the coding sequence ATGGAAAACGCCTCCAACTTAGAAAATTGGATAAAAAAACGATATTTCACTCTTCAAGAAAAATTCAAAAAGAATAGTTTTACTTTTACGGAAGCCTCTGGTATCTTTTATAATTTGTATCACGATTCTAAAAATCAAACTAAACTTGTTCTTTCTGAATTAAAGAGAGCCGGCTATCTAAAAATTTCCAAAAATCCCAAAGACGAAAGAGAAAAAATTTATCAATTAGTAGATATTTTCAAACCCTCTGACACCTTAACTCGCGAAGAATTAACAAGTATTTTAAAAACAGCGGCGGATATTATTCGTACCAGAGTAGATTACACTTTTATTCTACTCTTGCTTTTTTACAAAGCGGTTTCTGATCAATGGGAAAAACAATTCCTAGAAAAATATCAAGAGCTTGCTAAAGAAGAATTGGAACAAAAAGAAGCTATAAGGGAGGCTAGCCAGCCCTACTATCATTCTTTTTATTTAAAAGAAGAATTGCTTTGGGAAAATTTGAGAAAAGATCCTCTAAAACTCCCGGAAAATCTTTCTAAAAATCTTAAAGAAATTGCTGAACTTAACCCAGCTTACAAAGATATCTTTTTACAATTTGATTTTCATGCTTTTACAACCAATCAAGAAAATAGCGCTATTTTAAACAATCTGTTTGAACTTTTTAGTAAATACTCTTTTAAAAATATAAGTACTGATATTTTAGGCGATGCTTACGAATGGATTTTAAAATATTTTGCTCCGACCAAGGCAAAAGAAGGAGAGGTTTTTACTCCCCGAGAAGTAATTCGTTTAATGGTGGAAATTCTGGACCCTAAACCCCCAAAAAGCATTTATGACCCGGCGGTCGGCAGCGCGGGGATGTTGATTATTGCCTACCAGTATGTCAGAGAAAAGTATTCAAAAGAAAAAGCCGACACCTTATTCTTATATGGTCAAGAGCAAAATGGGAAAACTTTAGCTTTAGCAAAAATGAATGCCATTTTGCACGGAATTAAAAACATTACCTTAATTGAAGGCGATACTCTTTTATATCCTAAGTTTAAAACTCAAAACGACATTAAAAAGTTTGACTATGTGATAGCCAATCCCCCTTGGAATCAAAAGAATCTTTACGATGAAGATACTTTAAAAAAAGGAGAGTATTGGCAGGAAAGATTCACTTTTGGATTTCCAACCCGGCAATCAGCCGATTGGGTTTGGATTCAACATATGTTAGCTTCGGTGAAAAACGAAAGCAAAGTGGTAGTGGTTATTGATACTGGAGCTGTTTCCCGCGGCGGCAGAGAAAAAGCAATCCGTCAAAAAATTATAGAGAAAGATTTAGTTGAAGCAGTTATTCTGCTTCCGGAAAAACTTTTCTATAACACCAATGCGCCGGGATTGATAATTGTTTTTAATAAAAATAAGCCAGAAGAGAGAAAAGAAAAAATTTTACTTCTCAATGCTAGCAAGGAATTTGTTGTCGGCAAGCCACAAAACAGTTTAGGCAAAGAGAATATTAAAAAAATTACAGATGTTTATCAGGATTTTAAAGAAGCAGAGAATTTTAGCAAAATCATTACTTTCAAAGAAGCTGCCGAAGCTGATTACAATCTTTCTCCTTCGCGATTTGTAAGCGTGGAAGAAGAAAAGAAATACAGAGAGATTGGGGAGATAAAAAAAGAACTGTCTCAAATAGAAGTAACTCGGCAAAAAGTCGAAGAGAAGATAAAAGGAATCATTAGAAAATTATAG
- a CDS encoding restriction endonuclease subunit S, with amino-acid sequence MTWPTKKLGDVCDFERGTEPGSKSYNRENEGVPFIRVGNIAAQIQEQIYTTSRNIKLCDENDILLTLDGSPGIVARGFKGAHSSGIRKVIVKKPDELLKDFVYFVLQTDFVQEIIEKYTTGMTIKHASKSLEHIQIPLPSLPEQKKIVYVLDSIQEVIRVQEKIIEKTKELKKTLLNEIFNSKIKNQKWIKLGDEKYFEIKLGGTPRTNKADYWSGKIYWITPNDLNKLSSPYITRTERKITEKGLKTGSTLLSAKSIILSTRAPIGYLAILNEDMAFNQGCKGIIIKKPDEIFNLYLFYYLTTQVNKLKDWGSGSTFRELSTSGLKQFSIPLIDIKKQREIAEILQTIDQKIEIEQKKKALYEELFKAMLNKLMNGEIKVDNLKL; translated from the coding sequence ATGACTTGGCCAACAAAAAAATTGGGAGATGTTTGTGATTTTGAACGAGGCACAGAACCGGGAAGTAAAAGTTATAATCGTGAAAATGAAGGTGTTCCTTTTATTCGAGTTGGAAATATTGCTGCTCAAATCCAAGAGCAAATTTACACTACTTCCAGAAATATAAAATTGTGTGATGAAAATGATATTTTACTAACTTTAGATGGTTCACCCGGTATTGTAGCCAGAGGATTTAAAGGAGCTCATTCATCGGGAATTAGAAAGGTTATTGTTAAAAAACCCGATGAATTATTAAAAGATTTTGTCTATTTTGTTTTACAGACTGATTTTGTTCAGGAGATAATAGAAAAATATACTACAGGCATGACGATAAAACACGCGAGCAAATCGTTAGAGCACATTCAAATTCCTCTTCCGTCTCTTCCCGAGCAAAAGAAGATTGTTTATGTTTTGGATAGCATTCAGGAAGTGATAAGAGTGCAGGAGAAAATTATTGAGAAGACGAAGGAGTTGAAAAAGACTCTTTTAAATGAGATTTTTAATTCAAAAATCAAAAATCAAAAGTGGATAAAATTAGGAGATGAAAAGTATTTTGAAATAAAATTAGGCGGAACACCTAGAACTAATAAAGCTGACTATTGGAGTGGTAAAATCTATTGGATTACCCCTAATGATTTGAATAAATTAAGTTCTCCGTATATAACTCGAACGGAGAGAAAAATAACAGAAAAAGGATTAAAAACCGGCTCTACATTACTTTCGGCTAAATCTATAATTTTATCTACAAGAGCACCTATTGGATATTTAGCGATTTTAAATGAAGATATGGCTTTTAATCAAGGATGTAAAGGAATAATAATTAAAAAACCCGATGAAATTTTTAATTTATATCTTTTTTACTATCTAACAACTCAAGTTAATAAATTAAAGGATTGGGGGAGTGGATCAACTTTTAGGGAATTGTCTACGTCTGGATTAAAACAATTTTCTATCCCCTTAATAGACATTAAAAAACAGCGCGAAATTGCAGAGATTTTACAAACTATTGACCAAAAAATTGAAATTGAGCAAAAGAAAAAGGCGCTTTACGAGGAGTTGTTTAAGGCGATGTTGAATAAGTTGATGAATGGAGAGATAAAAGTTGATAATCTAAAATTATAA
- the radC gene encoding DNA repair protein RadC — protein sequence MSHREKQKHPLIKDFSEVVGHRKRLRHRFLQDGLDGFLDYEIIELLLTLGTPRRDCKQMAKQAIKRFSGLRQVLDASPEELQQIKNIGPENLFGLKLFQAISERYAKEKIPKKISLTSPKAVADYFRKKLGREKKEHFSILLLDSRNNLIKISDISVGTLNASLVHPREIFSEALKQNTASIILVHNHPSDDPEPSEDDLLITKRIVEAGKIMGIDILDHVIITKTHIFSFKEKGILKS from the coding sequence ATGTCCCATCGTGAAAAACAAAAGCATCCTTTAATAAAGGATTTTTCAGAGGTTGTTGGCCATAGAAAACGATTACGACATAGATTTTTACAAGATGGATTAGATGGTTTTCTTGATTATGAAATTATAGAATTACTTTTAACATTAGGAACTCCAAGAAGAGATTGCAAGCAAATGGCAAAACAGGCAATTAAAAGATTTAGTGGGCTTAGACAAGTGCTTGATGCTTCTCCAGAGGAATTACAGCAAATTAAAAACATTGGGCCAGAAAACCTTTTCGGTTTAAAACTTTTTCAGGCAATTTCTGAAAGATATGCGAAAGAAAAAATTCCTAAAAAGATTTCTTTAACATCACCAAAAGCAGTTGCTGATTATTTTCGTAAAAAACTTGGCAGAGAGAAAAAAGAACATTTTTCAATATTATTATTAGATTCTCGCAATAATTTAATAAAAATAAGTGATATTTCGGTTGGTACTTTAAATGCCAGTTTAGTCCATCCTCGAGAAATTTTTAGTGAAGCTTTAAAACAAAACACCGCCTCAATAATTTTGGTTCATAATCATCCCTCTGATGATCCCGAGCCCTCAGAAGATGATCTTTTGATTACCAAACGCATTGTTGAGGCAGGCAAAATAATGGGCATCGATATTTTAGACCACGTAATCATCACCAAAACTCATATTTTTAGCTTTAAAGAAAAGGGGATATTGAAATCTTGA
- a CDS encoding AAA family ATPase: MPYIKNINVNLFNGKFNQIISFGPNLNILSGVNGTGKTKVLQLLKQGTNVNVEPGVVQFNQMKVIALSPKRNAEKRAQQSLLSFIRTTNLPNKIQESLNKQIRDETYDPYPSFAELFYLKFEKLRSQDFNSKLQRQTLDEFIKQINNEVIILILPNYRLEASWNTTADSLDLKIYKESANDYVSLENLSTGEQELLSLAFNIYLMKEDVDIFLIDEPEIHLNWTIEKNLFDFLEKFSTKYQKQIIVSTHSRIIFYSLFQDYITYLVWEDGQIKVKNKVLQEYKEKIAGESVALLNIIQPKKKTLFVEDNEHEMTVKILLKIYGKSEDSLEIIKLSGGSGIIENFYKIIKQNSDLASSWTNAYFLQDGDNKPIQPKSGFIKLKKYSIESYYMDFKVLSALLNESEENIKNKIIDSIKTNKRKISGEGKNAVFFEQFIDKLNGLDQESLNILDCSQFLDEFINLLGYKKEIFVERYIQKANELKMIEEIFDRDLIEFIKNI; this comes from the coding sequence ATGCCTTATATCAAAAACATTAATGTTAATTTGTTTAATGGTAAATTTAATCAAATTATTTCCTTTGGTCCTAATTTAAATATATTAAGCGGTGTAAATGGAACCGGTAAAACTAAGGTTTTGCAATTATTAAAACAAGGAACAAACGTTAATGTGGAGCCCGGTGTAGTTCAATTCAATCAAATGAAAGTAATTGCACTCTCTCCAAAAAGAAATGCAGAAAAGAGAGCGCAGCAATCTTTATTAAGTTTTATTCGAACTACAAATTTACCTAATAAAATCCAAGAATCATTAAATAAACAAATTCGTGATGAAACTTATGATCCTTATCCGTCATTTGCGGAACTTTTTTATTTAAAGTTCGAAAAATTAAGATCTCAAGATTTTAATTCAAAACTTCAACGACAAACCTTAGATGAGTTTATAAAACAAATCAACAATGAAGTAATTATCCTCATTCTTCCTAATTACAGATTGGAGGCTTCATGGAATACCACAGCTGACTCACTAGACTTAAAAATTTATAAAGAAAGCGCGAATGATTATGTTAGTTTAGAAAACCTTAGCACGGGAGAACAGGAGCTTCTGTCTTTAGCATTTAATATCTATCTTATGAAAGAAGATGTAGATATTTTTCTTATCGACGAACCAGAAATTCATTTGAATTGGACAATAGAAAAAAATCTCTTTGATTTCTTAGAAAAATTTTCAACAAAATATCAAAAACAAATTATAGTAAGCACTCATTCGCGTATTATCTTCTACAGTTTATTTCAAGATTACATAACATATTTAGTTTGGGAAGATGGTCAAATAAAAGTAAAAAATAAAGTGCTCCAGGAATATAAAGAAAAAATTGCCGGAGAATCCGTAGCGTTACTGAATATTATTCAACCAAAGAAAAAAACATTATTTGTTGAGGATAATGAACATGAAATGACTGTCAAAATACTTCTTAAAATTTATGGCAAAAGCGAGGATTCACTAGAGATAATTAAGCTATCTGGTGGCTCTGGAATAATAGAAAATTTTTATAAAATTATAAAACAAAATTCTGATTTAGCATCATCCTGGACAAATGCTTACTTTTTGCAAGACGGCGATAATAAACCTATTCAGCCCAAGAGTGGATTTATCAAACTTAAAAAATACTCAATAGAAAGTTATTATATGGATTTTAAAGTTTTAAGTGCTTTATTAAATGAATCAGAAGAGAATATAAAAAACAAAATAATAGACAGTATTAAGACGAATAAAAGAAAAATATCTGGCGAAGGAAAAAATGCGGTATTTTTCGAGCAATTTATTGATAAATTAAATGGTTTAGATCAAGAAAGTCTAAACATTTTAGATTGTTCTCAATTTCTTGATGAATTTATAAACCTGTTAGGATACAAAAAAGAAATTTTTGTGGAGAGATATATTCAAAAAGCCAATGAATTAAAGATGATAGAAGAAATTTTTGATAGAGATCTTATCGAATTTATAAAGAATATTTAA
- a CDS encoding NYN domain-containing protein — protein sequence MDASNLWEAQKAKGRFFDYDKLRKFIKKKFKASFIEVFYYTAYPVEGTRDYSLDGKHKFYTFLKKGLGFNVCKKELKRIPVINEGGMLIKEKGNMDVEITIDAMHHIKKYNTAVLFTGDSDFLALVAYLRRNGKKVYIFSSKNNVSEELKTGGDGYFDVLKIKEDIWGRELKHRIEKD from the coding sequence ATAGATGCTTCCAATTTATGGGAAGCTCAAAAAGCCAAGGGGAGATTTTTTGATTATGACAAATTAAGAAAATTTATCAAAAAAAAGTTCAAGGCATCATTTATAGAAGTTTTCTATTACACCGCTTATCCTGTCGAGGGAACAAGGGATTATAGTTTGGATGGTAAGCATAAATTTTATACGTTTTTGAAAAAAGGTCTTGGTTTTAATGTTTGCAAAAAAGAGTTAAAGCGCATACCCGTCATCAATGAAGGGGGAATGCTTATTAAAGAAAAAGGAAATATGGACGTAGAGATAACGATTGATGCGATGCATCATATTAAAAAATATAACACAGCAGTTTTATTTACTGGTGATTCTGATTTTTTGGCCTTGGTAGCTTATCTTAGAAGAAATGGTAAAAAGGTTTACATTTTTTCATCAAAAAATAATGTTTCAGAAGAATTAAAAACTGGCGGGGACGGATATTTTGATGTTTTAAAAATAAAAGAAGATATTTGGGGGAGAGAATTAAAGCATAGAATTGAAAAAGATTAA